The window TGGTGATTCACGGCATCGGCAAGACGCCCCAGGAGCGGACCGAGCGGGTGGCGGAGCTTCTCAAGCTCGTGGGGCTTTCTCCCGATCACATGCGCCGCTACCCCCACGAGTTTTCCGGGGGGCAGAGGCAACGCATCGGCATCGCCCGGGCCCTGGCGGTGGCACCGGAGTTCATCGTGGCGGACGAGCCGGTTTCCGCCCTGGACGTGTCCATCCAGGCCCAGGTGGTGAACCTTCTCCAGGACCTGAAGGAGGAGCTGGGCCTCACCCTGCTCTTCATCGCCCACGACCTGGCGGTGGTGGAGTACATCTCCGACCGGGTGGCGGTGATGTACCTGGGCAAGGTGATGGAGATCGCTTCTTCGCGGGAGCTCTACCGCAACCCCAAGCACCCCTACACGGAGGCCTTGCTCTCGGCGGTGCCCATTCCTGACCCCACGGTGAAGCGGGAGCGCATTGTGCTCCAGGGGGATATTCCTTCCCCCATCAACCCCCCTTCGGGGTGCGTCTTCCGCACCCGTTGCCGCTACGCCCTCCCCGAGTGCGCCCACACCGTGCCCGAACTCAAGGAGGTGGCCCCGGGCCACTACAAGGCCTGCATCCGGGACGACATCCTTTGAGGCCCTGGCGGGCAGGGTACCCCCCTTCGTGGGGGGTATACTCGTTTCATGCTGGTCAAGGACGTGATGCGTTCCCCCGTGGTCACGGTGGGGCCGGACGCCACGCTGGAAGAGGCCTACCGCCTCCTCCTGGAAAGGGGCATCCGGCACCTGCCCGTGGTGGCGGAGGGGAGGCTTCTTGGCATCATCACCGACCGGGACATCCGCCTGGCCACGAGCCACCTGAACCCCAAGGGCCCTTGCCCCATCGGCGAGAAGGTGGCGGCGGTGATGACCAAGAAGGTGGTCACCGCCCACCCCCTGGACCCCGTGGAGGAGGCGGCCCGGGTGATGCGGGAGAGGAAGATCGGCTCGCTGCCGGTTTTGGAGGACGGGGCCTTGGTGGGTATCGTCACGGGCATTGACCTGCTGGATGCCTTGCTTGAGCTCACCGGGGTCACGGAGCCTTCGGGGAGGCTGGAGGTCCGCTTGCCCGACAAGGTGGGGGAGCTGGCCCGCCTCACGGGGTTCTTGGCGGGCCGGGGGGTGAACATCCACTCCCTCCTCTCCTACCCGGAGGACGGGGATTTCGTGCGGGCGGTGGTGCGGGTGAACACCTTGGAAACCCACCTCTTGGCGGAGGGCCTGAGGCGGGAAGGCTTTGAGGTGCTCTGGCCCCCCAAGAAGCCATGGTGATCTACCGGGACGAGTACCGCCTCTACAACTTCGGCCCGGACCATCCCTTCTCCCCGGTGC is drawn from Thermus hydrothermalis and contains these coding sequences:
- a CDS encoding ABC transporter ATP-binding protein: MSGVLLEVKDLKKHFPIRGGVLSRVVGSVKAVDGVSFAIRRGEVLGLVGESGSGKTTVGRTLLRLIEPTGGRILFDGEDITELPKDKLRPYRRRMQIIFQDPFSSLNPRMTVGDIIAEPLVIHGIGKTPQERTERVAELLKLVGLSPDHMRRYPHEFSGGQRQRIGIARALAVAPEFIVADEPVSALDVSIQAQVVNLLQDLKEELGLTLLFIAHDLAVVEYISDRVAVMYLGKVMEIASSRELYRNPKHPYTEALLSAVPIPDPTVKRERIVLQGDIPSPINPPSGCVFRTRCRYALPECAHTVPELKEVAPGHYKACIRDDIL
- a CDS encoding CBS and ACT domain-containing protein, which encodes MLVKDVMRSPVVTVGPDATLEEAYRLLLERGIRHLPVVAEGRLLGIITDRDIRLATSHLNPKGPCPIGEKVAAVMTKKVVTAHPLDPVEEAARVMRERKIGSLPVLEDGALVGIVTGIDLLDALLELTGVTEPSGRLEVRLPDKVGELARLTGFLAGRGVNIHSLLSYPEDGDFVRAVVRVNTLETHLLAEGLRREGFEVLWPPKKPW